In Raphanus sativus cultivar WK10039 unplaced genomic scaffold, ASM80110v3 Scaffold1941, whole genome shotgun sequence, the genomic window GATGAAGTTGGTCTAATCGGTGTACCTATGAGccaaagaaaaggaagaagggATTAGTAGTATTGACTAGTAAATGAAGGGTAAGTTTGTCAAAAAAAGTTTGTCAATACGCATAATTTCTGGGAAAGTTGAAGCCTAGACAACATGATTCTGGAAAAGTGATTCAGGGTTTAGCGTGTAAGACAGAGAAAATGGAACTTGGAAGACAGGACTTGCCCCTACGCAGCCTTCACGTTCACGTTAAGATAAAAGTGGCCTTAAAATGGGTGTCAAGTTTTCCTCAAAGCCCTTAAACTGGGCCTGTACATCTGGCTGCTTTAgctatgtataaataaaaaaatatttaggttagtttatttataaataaccaTTTACAAAGTTCAAGAAACAGTAAGATCAGCTTAACGAATGCACACTACCCTTTTGGCATGTTATGCTGATTATTTTGTTATCCTACTTGATTTTATGCATTGTTTTAATATTGTTTCTCTGCTTAAAAGTCTATTAGAATCCATTATCCATTTGTAACATACTAAACAACATTCTTccactataaattaataactttataCTAATACTCGATGCTCCTGTAAAGTGTGATTTAATGTGGAAATGTAAGTCAAAGAAACTGTCGATTGTCGCATCTTCCAGCTTTATGACTTGCGTAAATAAGCCGGCGTGCAACTAAGATGCCGTCATCGCAGTGACATAGGCGATGAGGTAACATTCTATGCATCTGGTGCGTGAAAGCGCACCGTAGTATTCTTCACAGTCCACTCACAAGCCACAAAATGTATACTGACCAGAGAACAGCGTGCACAAGCATACACCGAGAAGCAGCTGATAAAAGGTTCGTGCGGGTGACGGAAGCAATGACATCACATTCTCTCTACCCAACTATTCCTCGCCACGTGTGGCTGCGCGGTCAACGTTGAAGAGAAAGCGGTTGGTTCCGTCACACGTGTCGGGAAATCAAATGACCCACGTGTGGTTCATGAACCTCTTCTCCTATAAAACCTCCATGGACTCAGTCTGTTCTCCtccgattaaaaaaaaaaaaaaatgaaggcGGAGCTAAATTTACCGGCGGGATTCCGATTTCACCCGACGGACGAAGAGCTAGTCAAGTTCTATCTCTGCCGGAGATGCGCGTCGGAGCCGATCAGCGTTCCGGTGATCGCGGAGATCGATCTGTACAAGTTCAATCCATGGGAGCTTCCAGGTTATTACACGATCTGCTCTAgttcaatttaagtttttattgattttaaataaaaattcgaatttttgtattttgtttcaGACATGGCTTTGTACGGAGAGAAAGAATGGTACTTCTTCTCACACCGAGACCGAAAATACCCAAACGGTTCACGTCCGAACCGGGCAGCGGGAACCGGTTATTGGAAAGCGACGGGAGCTGATAAACCAATCGGTAAACCGAAGAAGTTAGGGATCAAGAAAGCGCTCGTCTTCTACGCGGGGAAAGCTCCTAAAGGTGTGAAGACGAATTGGATCATGCACGAGTATCGTCTCGCTAATGTCGACCGCTCTGCTTCTTCCAAAAAGAAGAACAACTTAAGAGTACGTTCTGTAATTGGGCTTTAAATGGGCCTTATACTATAAATGGGCCGTGATATCACGCTTTATTAACTGATTTTAACCGTCTTTGGATCTTGTCGGGAAATTTTTGCAGCTTGATGATTGGGTGTTATGTCGGATTTACAATAAGAAAGGAACGATGGAGAAGTATTATCCGGCGGATGAGAAAGAGACGGCGATGATGATGACTACTACTACGACCACGTCGGATTCGAAATGCTCAAGTCACGTGATTTCACCGGACGTCACGTGTTCATCCGAGGTTCAAAGCGAGTCCAAGTGGGTTGATGATCTTGTTGAGGGCGTAGCGTTTGACGCGTCCGTGTTCGGCTCCTTGCTGCAAAATGACGCTTTTGTCCCTCAGTTTCCGTATCACTCCGACTTCGCCGCTATGTTCGAGGACCCGCCTGAGCAGAAACCGTTCTTGAACTGGAGTTTTGCTCCACAGGGGTAAAACTGTAAAGAGCAGAGTCTGGAGCTTTCACAGAGTATTTAGAACTCGGTGTCGGATCCTGACCCGGAAACCAAGATGGGTCATACAAGTAATTCATCATAATCATCAGTATgggtttatttttcttttgatgaaACAAAATGTACATTTTTATCTCCAAGAGAAGGTTTACAAAGACTTAtaagcagagagagagaaagagagggcagagagatgatgaagaagatggattCAAGAGTTATTGTGAGAACTGGAACGAGAAGCCCAAATACCAAACACAAGAAACCAGAAGATGAATAAGATTGCCCAGTAGCGTGCAGGACCATACCTGATCCTTGTGAGCACAACctgttttcaagtttttttttttttagcattTACTAAAAAAAGCCAatgaaaaaatatgtaaaaattgagatgattttttttttacttacaaATCTGAAGAAGATGACTATTATTAAAGCACATAGACCACCAAGAAGGATATGAAGTCCACTCCTAGCAGTCTCCTGAATCAAAAGAACCATTAATGAACAAACTAATCTTatattgtttcaaattagatatTGGTTTTCCATGCAAATTAAGactaaaatgacatttattttgttaCAGTTTTACTCTAGAATGACAGTTAATACGAAACGGAGCAGGGGGGAGGAAGTAATAACTTAGATACACGGTTTGATTGATGACATACCTTTCCAACACGAGGAGCAATGATCCAGACCAAAGTAACAGTAAGCAAACCGGTAGCAAGTAGAATCCCAGTACCTTCCACAGCCCATTTAGTCGCACGGTTCTCCATAGGCAAGACACCAAAGTTCACAGCACCTAAAGGTTGCTCAGGCATAGCCTGAGAAGCTGCAGCAGAGCTACTGCTGTTGTTATTCAGGGCATGGGGGCCAAACCATGAAGATATCTCACCTAGTCTTTGCCTTCGAACGGTAGCAGCTTCATCTGTAGGTAAGACAGAGTTTAGATCTCCTCCACCATCAGCTCTTAGGGCGGTGTGATCTCTCAAGGCAATGACCACTTTGTTGAAGTCAGCTGTTTTTATATTCTCAGCAGCAATCCCGCAGATTTCACACACGGTTGATCCGTGGTTGAGAAACCATTTGAGCGCGCAAGCGTAGTGTACCAAAGCAAGCTCGTTCTTGCAAGAACATCCAAGCTCAATCAATGGATCCTGGTGCTGCACCATTCCCATTTCGATATCATCATCAATGGAACTCTTCTGCTCagcagcatcatcatcatcatcatcaactgTTTCGGTTTTAAGAACTGTAGCAGTGATCCCCAAGAACCCTAAGGCAGTATCTCCTCGTTTGTCGGATTCTGCAGAATGGCATACACGACAAGTCGGTAACCCTGAGTCACTGTCTGTACTGTAACGCGCCACGGCAGCTAGTTCCTCGTTCTTGATCGGTGGAGAATCGTGATCATTGACTCCACAGTTTGCTGTCTCCAACTGATTCTCTTTACCCATCAAGACAGGATCACAAGACCACAAAAGGTTCACGTAGATGTTTAATTCCTAGGAATATCTACTTTACAGACATTGATAAGACCTTTATTTGAACAAAACAACTCAAGATCCAATAGAACTAAAAATAACTTTACTGTAGTTTGGAATCACACTGAAAGAGAAACACTCTGCAAGACAACAAGTAAGAGAGAGATTGCGTATGTTGCGTTCTTTCAAAAACGCGCTCCTGCAgtgaaaacattaaaaagatgtcacaaacataaaatgaaacaagCACATATCCACTTTTAACAAAGACAAGAAAAGGTGAGTACAAACAATCTTACATTCAAAAAGGAACAATCATTAGTGATCAAGGTATCATGCTTAAAGTGAGAATATGATAAACTTGAGTGAGAATATTTATACTCAGTTTATGCACCCAACCTTTCAGATACTAGAAGAGCCAAAAACATGGCGAGATGCTGAGATCAATTCAAAACAAAAGGAAAGTGACCAAAAGGCATGACAACAATAATAACTGATGTCTGaaaccattataaattttgtttctgCAGGTTGTAACTGAGCAGGATAGTTACAGCAGCAGCAAATCCAAACGAAAGAAACCACTAAcaagtaaaataaacaaaatataatatatacacagAAGCAGATTAAAGCAGccattgattatttattttgtttttaacagAACCAGATTAAGCAACTATTACTCCAACCAGTTTAATTGAAAGCAGAGCATGAAGCATCATCATccattacttttattttatttttaagcagtcattaagttaaatatttttaagctCACTACCAAATCTCCACCACTGAATTTAATGGAGAGACACCTAAtgaaaaaaagacaaagaaacaGCAGTTTCGTTCTCTCGTGGACTCATGGGCCACCGACTAAAACAGAAGAGACATACATCAAGATCTAAAACTATATGCAAAATGAGAGATCAACCACATGCAAATCTGAGCAGATTCAATAAACTTGGcgaggaaaacaaaaaaaatatgaatctatAGGGGGTTTTGAGTGAGCAAACCTCTGTTAAATCTGGGCAAGAAAAAAAGTTGGAACCTTTAGAAAACCAAATCTTTGTTCATATCTGGGTTCTTTCCTCTTCCTCGAGTTCCGGGGATTAGGTGACAGGATGTCTTTCTGGGGAATGCTCGTCTTTTTTGAGCTTAAAAGACGTTCAGATTCGAAAAAGAGTTCTTCCCACTATACATGGTGCGGAGAGCTGagtggtttttttcttttaagattctttttattttgtttcttttcactTTATATAACGTTTACTCGAGAAAACAAAACTGTCCATATTTCGCAAACAAAACGATGATGATAAgtattaaatgatttataaatttttggattgaaatattattttctaatttttgaaaaaaatcttgACTTCATATTTAATAAccgttttattttagttttttccaAATACTTTGAATAGATAATGCAATCTTTCTagtcaaaatatttattttcttttcgaaaaatttaataatatgttgACTAAAATATCCGTATAATCTAGCAGAATTAGAAAAACCTActatttttgtatttgaaaatcCATGCattgattgttttctttttggcaAAAAAGGCGTTGAAATTCTTTATGGTAAAGTGCAGAGTGGATGTCACTAAACCCCTACCTAAATTCGGTGAGCTGGAAAGGGAAAATGGAGATGTGGTCACTGTATCCATTGAATACCCTTGGGTCCCCCCCATCTGTACCTGCTGTGGTGACTTAGGACATCTTCAAACTCACTGCCCTTCAGGTGTATGGAGACGAAAGCAAACTACTGATTCCACGAAAAACGCCgctccttcttcttctgcacCTGCAATGGAGACTCCTATCCCTCCTATAATCCCCGTTTCTCAGTCTCCTTCGGACTCTTCAGCCTTGACTCAAGCTACTGTAGTAGTGCCTACAGAATCAATAGACCCCATGGCTTCTACCTCTCTCTGTCTTGATCCCGATGGCTCTATTATCTCCCCTCCTTCCTCTCCCCGCCCTCACCTCCCTGAACCATCCCTGCCTTCATCCCCACCCTCCCCTAGCCTCTCTGTTTCTTTCAACCATGATCCCCTCTTGCTGCAGCCTAAGCAAATTTCTCATTTAGTTGCTTTACCTGCTATCCATCATCCAAAGCCTATAAAACCCATCCCCTCCAGAAAAACCCCTCCTCCTCTTCCCTTCCCTGAATCACGTTTCCTTCTTTCCGCTAACCCTTTTGCCCCTTTAGATTTGGACCCGCCTCCCTCCCCTTCTCTAAACCCTCCCCTTGCTCCTAATACTCTCCCCACCGAGGGATCGCTCCTTCCTGTAGGAGTGAAACCAAcccattaaatatttttatgtcaGAAAACCTATTTTTGTGGAATGTCAGAGGCATTAACGAACCTGATAAACATTCTAATTTTCGGAGGTGGCTTTATTCTCATCATTCTAGTCTAGGTACCCTTTTAGAAACCCATATTAAAGAATCAAACTTGCCCGCTGTTTTGAACTCCCTTTGTCCAAACTGGTCCTTTGCTTCCAATCACCAATCGGATCATGATGGtcgtatcatcatcatctggaAACCGCACCTTAACGTTGTGATACTTCATCAATCCCGCCAATCTATGACCTGTCGAGTGGAATCTTTAGCCGCTGTTACCTTCTATTTCACCGCTGTCTACGCTGCCAATACTGCTGAGGAGAGGAATGAACTCTGGGTCGAGCTTCTTCAGATTCAATCTTCGCTGGCTCTTGAAGATCAGCCCTGGCTAGTGGGAGGGGATTTCAATGAGATTACCCATCCTGATGAGCACTCTGACCCTACCTTCTCTGTCATCTCTCCTCCTATGGCGGCGTTTAATACTTGCCTTAGCCAACTTGAAATCAGAGACCTTCGTTACCATGGCGAACTATTTACATGGACCAACAAGCGTCCTGAAGATCCAATTGCCAAGAAACTGGATAGGGCATTGATAAATGAAGCATGGCTTGACTCATTCCCCCGTAGCATTGC contains:
- the LOC108811809 gene encoding uncharacterized protein LOC108811809 — encoded protein: MGKENQLETANCGVNDHDSPPIKNEELAAVARYSTDSDSGLPTCRVCHSAESDKRGDTALGFLGITATVLKTETVDDDDDDAAEQKSSIDDDIEMGMVQHQDPLIELGCSCKNELALVHYACALKWFLNHGSTVCEICGIAAENIKTADFNKVVIALRDHTALRADGGGDLNSVLPTDEAATVRRQRLGEISSWFGPHALNNNSSSSAAASQAMPEQPLGAVNFGVLPMENRATKWAVEGTGILLATGLLTVTLVWIIAPRVGKETARSGLHILLGGLCALIIVIFFRFVVLTRIRYGPARYWAILFIFWFLVFGIWASRSSSHNNS
- the LOC108811810 gene encoding NAC domain-containing protein 102, producing MKAELNLPAGFRFHPTDEELVKFYLCRRCASEPISVPVIAEIDLYKFNPWELPDMALYGEKEWYFFSHRDRKYPNGSRPNRAAGTGYWKATGADKPIGKPKKLGIKKALVFYAGKAPKGVKTNWIMHEYRLANVDRSASSKKKNNLRLDDWVLCRIYNKKGTMEKYYPADEKETAMMMTTTTTTSDSKCSSHVISPDVTCSSEVQSESKWVDDLVEGVAFDASVFGSLLQNDAFVPQFPYHSDFAAMFEDPPEQKPFLNWSFAPQG